Proteins co-encoded in one Klebsiella michiganensis genomic window:
- a CDS encoding N-acetylmuramoyl-l-alanine amidase I encodes MSKIKSLKQLTTRRQVLLTGLAALTLTGMNKALAKEEATSLKTSNSHSKVAKKSGAKRIVMLDPGHGGIDTGAIGHNGSKEKHVVLAIAKNVRSILRSKGIDARLTRTTDEFIPLYDRVEIAHQHGADLFMSIHADGFTSPTAAGASVFALSNRGASSAMAKYLSDRENAADDVAGSKVKDKDHYLQQVLFDLVQTDTIKNSLTLGSHILKQIKPVHKLHSRNTEQAAFVVLKSPSIPSVLVETSFITNPGEEKLLGTTAFRQKIATAIASGVMSYFNWFDNHKVHGKKR; translated from the coding sequence ATGAGCAAAATTAAATCGCTAAAGCAACTTACGACGCGCCGCCAGGTCCTGCTCACAGGTTTAGCGGCGTTGACGCTAACCGGCATGAACAAAGCGCTGGCAAAGGAAGAGGCCACATCGCTTAAAACCTCTAATTCCCACAGCAAAGTGGCTAAAAAATCCGGGGCAAAGCGCATCGTTATGCTCGACCCGGGCCACGGCGGGATTGATACCGGCGCTATCGGCCACAACGGGTCGAAAGAAAAGCATGTGGTCCTGGCCATTGCTAAAAATGTGCGCAGCATCCTGCGCAGCAAGGGGATCGACGCAAGGCTGACCCGCACAACGGACGAATTTATTCCTCTGTACGATCGCGTTGAAATAGCTCACCAGCACGGCGCAGATCTGTTTATGTCGATCCACGCAGACGGTTTCACCAGCCCAACAGCGGCAGGCGCTTCGGTATTCGCCCTTTCCAACCGCGGCGCAAGTAGCGCCATGGCGAAATATCTTTCGGACAGAGAGAACGCCGCGGATGACGTCGCGGGCAGCAAAGTTAAAGACAAAGACCACTACCTGCAGCAGGTGCTGTTCGATTTAGTGCAGACCGACACCATCAAAAACAGCCTCACGCTCGGCTCGCATATTCTGAAACAGATTAAGCCGGTGCATAAGCTGCACAGCCGCAACACCGAACAGGCCGCCTTTGTGGTGCTGAAGTCGCCGTCTATTCCGTCCGTGCTGGTAGAAACGTCGTTTATCACCAACCCGGGCGAAGAAAAGCTACTCGGCACTACCGCCTTCCGCCAGAAAATTGCCACCGCCATTGCCTCCGGCGTGATGAGCTATTTCAACTGGTTTGATAACCATAAAGTCCACGGTAAGAAGCGTTAA
- a CDS encoding acetyltransferase: MEIRVFRQEDFEEVITLWERCDLLRPWNDPEMDIERKLHHDADLFLVAEVGGEIVGSLMGGYDGHRGSAYYLGVHPEFRGRGIANALLNRLEKKLIARGCPKIHIMVREENDLVIGLYEKLDYEHQDTILLGKRLIEDQEY, from the coding sequence ATGGAAATTCGCGTTTTTCGCCAGGAAGATTTCGAAGAGGTCATTACCCTTTGGGAGCGCTGCGATTTACTGCGCCCATGGAATGACCCGGAAATGGACATTGAACGTAAGTTGCACCACGATGCGGACCTGTTTTTAGTCGCTGAGGTGGGCGGTGAGATCGTCGGTTCGTTGATGGGCGGCTATGACGGCCATCGGGGGTCAGCCTATTACCTGGGCGTGCACCCGGAGTTTCGGGGCCGTGGCATTGCTAACGCCTTGCTGAACCGGCTGGAAAAGAAGCTGATTGCCCGCGGCTGCCCGAAGATTCATATCATGGTGCGCGAAGAGAACGATCTGGTTATCGGCCTCTATGAAAAGCTCGATTACGAGCACCAGGACACCATTTTGCTCGGCAAGCGGCTGATAGAAGATCAGGAATATTAA
- a CDS encoding transketolase (catalyzes the formation of ribose 5-phosphate and xylulose 5-phosphate from sedoheptulose 7-phosphate and glyceraldehyde 3-phosphate; can transfer ketol groups between several groups; in Escherichia coli there are two tkt genes, tktA expressed during exponential growth and the tktB during stationary phase), whose translation MSSRKELANAIRALSMDAVQKANSGHPGAPMGMADIAEVLWNDFLSHNPSNPHWANRDRFVLSNGHASMLLYSLLHLSGYDLPLDELKNFRQLHSKTPGHPEVGYTPGVETTTGPLGQGLANAVGMAIAERTLAAQFNQPGHDIVDHYTYVFMGDGCLMEGISHEVSSLAGTLGLGKLIGFYDHNGISIDGETDGWFTDDTAKRFEAYHWHVIHEIDGHDPAALSKAIKEAQSVKDKPSLIICRTVIGFGSPNKAGKEEAHGAPLGEEEVALARKQLGWKYPPFEIPTDVYRAWDAKEAGEKAEVAWKEKFAAYAKAHPTLSAEFKRRTEGKLPDSWQKTAQHYIEQLQANPDKIATRKASQNALNAFGPSLPELLGGSADLAPSNLTIWKGSKSIKEDTAGNYIHYGVREFGMTAIANGIALHGGFIPYTATFLMFVEYARNAARMAALMKARQIMVYTHDSIGLGEDGPTHQAVEQLASLRLTPNFSTWRPCDQVEAAVAWKSALERQTGPTALILSRQNLAQMDRTPEQLKAIGRGGYILKDSDGKPDLILIATGSEIEITVEAAAALSKEGHKVRVVSMPSTDVFDAQDEEYQESVLPYAVRARVAVEAGIADYWYKYVGLKGGIVGMTTFGESAPAGKLFPFFGFTVENIVATAKKTLGKK comes from the coding sequence ATGTCATCACGTAAAGAGCTTGCCAACGCCATTCGCGCCCTCAGTATGGATGCGGTACAGAAAGCCAACTCCGGCCACCCCGGTGCACCGATGGGCATGGCCGATATCGCCGAGGTGCTGTGGAATGACTTCCTCAGCCACAACCCGTCTAACCCGCACTGGGCCAACCGCGACCGCTTTGTGCTGTCGAACGGCCATGCGTCGATGCTGCTTTACAGCCTGCTGCACCTGAGCGGCTATGACCTGCCGCTGGATGAGTTGAAAAACTTCCGCCAGCTTCACTCCAAAACGCCGGGCCACCCGGAAGTGGGCTATACCCCCGGCGTTGAAACCACCACCGGCCCGCTGGGCCAGGGGTTAGCCAACGCCGTGGGGATGGCCATTGCCGAACGCACGCTGGCCGCGCAGTTCAACCAACCCGGGCATGACATCGTCGACCACTACACCTATGTGTTTATGGGCGACGGTTGCCTGATGGAAGGGATTTCTCATGAAGTCTCTTCTCTTGCCGGAACGCTGGGCCTGGGCAAGCTGATTGGTTTCTACGACCACAATGGGATTTCCATCGACGGGGAAACCGACGGCTGGTTTACCGACGACACGGCCAAACGCTTTGAAGCCTATCACTGGCACGTTATCCATGAGATAGACGGCCACGACCCGGCAGCGTTGAGCAAAGCCATTAAAGAAGCCCAGAGCGTGAAGGACAAACCGTCCTTGATCATTTGCCGTACCGTGATTGGCTTTGGCTCACCAAACAAAGCGGGCAAAGAAGAAGCGCACGGCGCTCCGTTAGGTGAAGAAGAAGTCGCCCTGGCACGTAAGCAACTCGGCTGGAAATACCCACCGTTTGAGATCCCGACAGACGTTTACCGCGCCTGGGACGCGAAAGAAGCGGGTGAAAAAGCGGAAGTCGCATGGAAAGAAAAATTCGCCGCCTACGCCAAGGCGCACCCTACCCTAAGCGCCGAATTCAAGCGCCGTACCGAAGGCAAATTGCCGGATAGCTGGCAAAAAACCGCCCAGCACTATATTGAGCAACTGCAGGCTAACCCGGACAAAATCGCGACCCGCAAAGCGTCTCAGAATGCCCTTAACGCCTTCGGCCCGTCGCTGCCGGAACTGCTTGGCGGCTCCGCCGACCTCGCCCCAAGTAACCTGACCATCTGGAAAGGCTCGAAGTCGATTAAAGAAGACACCGCAGGGAATTATATCCACTACGGCGTGCGCGAATTCGGCATGACCGCCATCGCCAACGGCATCGCCCTGCACGGTGGCTTTATCCCTTACACCGCCACCTTCCTGATGTTTGTGGAGTACGCCCGGAATGCGGCGCGTATGGCGGCGCTGATGAAGGCCCGGCAGATCATGGTTTATACCCATGATTCCATCGGGCTTGGGGAAGATGGCCCAACCCATCAGGCCGTCGAGCAATTAGCCAGCCTGCGCCTGACGCCAAACTTCAGCACCTGGCGTCCCTGTGACCAGGTCGAGGCCGCGGTAGCCTGGAAATCCGCGCTTGAGCGCCAGACCGGCCCAACTGCGCTGATCCTGTCTCGCCAGAATCTTGCTCAGATGGATCGTACCCCTGAGCAACTGAAAGCCATCGGCCGCGGCGGGTATATTCTGAAGGACAGCGACGGCAAGCCGGATCTCATCCTGATTGCCACGGGCTCGGAGATTGAAATCACCGTCGAGGCCGCGGCAGCATTGAGCAAAGAAGGGCATAAGGTGCGCGTGGTGTCGATGCCGTCCACCGACGTTTTCGATGCCCAGGATGAGGAGTATCAGGAGTCCGTCCTGCCTTATGCAGTCCGCGCTCGCGTGGCGGTAGAAGCCGGTATCGCCGATTACTGGTACAAATATGTCGGCCTCAAAGGCGGGATTGTGGGCATGACAACCTTCGGGGAGTCCGCCCCTGCCGGGAAGTTGTTCCCGTTCTTTGGCTTTACGGTGGAGAACATCGTGGCAACGGCGAAAAAAACGCTCGGCAAGAAATAG
- a CDS encoding transaldolase, whose protein sequence is MNQLDSIKQYTTVVADSGDIDSIRHYQPEDATTNPSLLLKAAELEQYQPLIDDALAYGKQRGGNREQIVAEASDKLAVNVGAEILKSIPGRVSTEVDARLSYDKEKSISKARRLVELYAEQGIDQSRILIKLASTWEGIRAAEELQKEGINCNLTLLFSFAQARACAEAGVFLISPFVGRIYDWYQARKPMDPYIVEEDPGVKSVRNIYDYFKQHNYETIVMGASFRRKEQILALAGCDRLTIAPNLLQQLQDSEEEVVRKLIPFSQGFRRPAPMSEAEFRWEHSQDAMAVEKLAEGIRLFAIDQRKLEDLLAAKL, encoded by the coding sequence ATGAATCAGCTAGACAGCATTAAGCAGTACACCACCGTAGTTGCCGACAGCGGTGATATCGACTCTATTCGCCACTACCAGCCTGAAGACGCCACCACCAACCCTTCACTGTTGTTAAAAGCCGCAGAGCTTGAGCAATATCAGCCGCTTATTGATGACGCCCTGGCCTATGGCAAACAGCGTGGCGGCAACAGGGAACAGATAGTGGCCGAAGCCAGTGACAAACTGGCGGTCAATGTCGGTGCGGAAATTCTGAAAAGCATTCCGGGGCGCGTGTCCACCGAAGTGGATGCGCGTTTGTCCTATGACAAAGAGAAGAGCATCAGCAAGGCCCGTCGCCTGGTAGAGCTGTACGCCGAGCAAGGGATCGATCAATCCCGCATTCTTATCAAGCTGGCGTCAACCTGGGAAGGGATCCGGGCGGCGGAAGAGTTGCAGAAAGAAGGTATCAACTGCAACCTGACGCTGCTGTTCTCTTTTGCTCAGGCGCGCGCCTGCGCCGAAGCGGGCGTCTTCCTGATTTCCCCGTTTGTGGGGCGTATTTACGACTGGTATCAAGCCCGTAAACCGATGGATCCGTATATCGTCGAAGAAGATCCGGGCGTGAAATCCGTGCGCAATATCTACGACTACTTCAAGCAACATAACTATGAAACCATCGTCATGGGCGCCAGCTTCCGTCGTAAGGAACAAATCCTCGCGCTGGCGGGCTGCGACCGACTGACCATCGCCCCCAACCTGCTGCAGCAGCTGCAGGACAGCGAAGAAGAAGTTGTCCGCAAGCTGATCCCCTTCTCACAGGGCTTCCGCCGCCCGGCGCCAATGAGCGAAGCGGAATTCCGTTGGGAACATAGCCAGGATGCTATGGCCGTAGAAAAACTGGCCGAAGGGATCCGCCTGTTCGCCATAGATCAACGCAAACTGGAAGACCTGCTCGCCGCCAAACTTTAA
- a CDS encoding coproporphyrinogen III oxidase (catalyzes the conversion of the propionic acid groups of rings I and III to vinyl groups during heme synthesis), with protein MTEPDIHAVKQFLLSLQDTICQQLSALDGAVFQEDNWQREGGGGGRSRVLRGGAVFEQAGVNFSHVHGDAMPASATAHRPELAGRSFQAMGVSLVVHPNNPYVPTSHANVRFFIAEKPGSDPVWWFGGGFDLTPYYGFEEDAVHWHRTAYDLCQPFGDDVFPRYKKWCDDYFFIKHRNEQRGIGGLFFDDLNKPDFDYGFRFIQAVGQGYLDAYLPIVERRKDIPFGERERDFQLYRRGRYVEFNLVWDRGTLFGLQTGGRTESILMSMPPLVRWEYDYQPEEGSPEAALYSDFLPVKEWV; from the coding sequence ATGACTGAGCCCGATATCCACGCCGTAAAACAATTCCTGCTCTCCCTGCAGGACACTATATGTCAGCAGCTTTCCGCCCTTGATGGCGCCGTCTTCCAGGAAGACAACTGGCAGCGAGAAGGCGGCGGCGGCGGGCGCAGTCGGGTTCTGCGCGGCGGCGCGGTGTTTGAACAGGCAGGCGTTAACTTTTCTCACGTTCACGGCGACGCCATGCCGGCATCGGCCACGGCCCACCGCCCGGAACTGGCGGGCAGAAGTTTTCAGGCCATGGGCGTTTCGCTGGTAGTACACCCGAACAATCCTTATGTGCCGACCAGCCATGCCAACGTGCGCTTCTTTATTGCTGAAAAACCGGGCTCCGATCCGGTCTGGTGGTTTGGCGGCGGCTTCGACTTAACGCCTTACTACGGCTTTGAAGAGGATGCGGTGCACTGGCATCGCACGGCGTATGACCTGTGTCAGCCGTTTGGTGACGACGTTTTCCCCCGCTACAAAAAATGGTGTGACGACTACTTCTTTATCAAACACCGCAATGAGCAGCGCGGTATCGGCGGCTTATTCTTCGACGATTTGAATAAGCCCGATTTCGATTACGGCTTCCGCTTTATTCAGGCCGTTGGGCAGGGGTATCTGGACGCGTATCTTCCGATTGTTGAACGTCGCAAAGATATTCCGTTCGGCGAGCGAGAGCGGGACTTCCAGCTTTATCGCCGCGGGCGCTACGTAGAGTTTAATCTGGTGTGGGATCGCGGCACGCTGTTTGGCCTGCAAACCGGCGGGCGAACCGAATCGATTTTAATGTCGATGCCGCCGCTGGTGCGCTGGGAGTATGACTACCAGCCAGAAGAAGGCAGCCCGGAGGCTGCCCTGTATAGTGATTTCCTGCCGGTGAAGGAGTGGGTGTAG
- a CDS encoding peroxidase translates to MSRVQSGILPEHCRAAVWLEASVQGDFSAISAGCKTFIEALNAFQEKFPDAMLGATVGFGYDLWRDLSKGEGAAELKNFTPLGKGLAPATQHDVMIHILSLRHDVNFSVAQAALAAFGDALKIEEEIHGFRWVEERDLSGFVDGTENPQGEENRRQVAVINEGVDAGGSYVLVQRWEHNLKQLNRLSVHDQEMIFGRTKQENEEIDGEARPATSHLSRVDLKEDGKGLKIVRQSLPYGTASGVHGLYFIAYCARLHNIEQQLLSMFGDTDGKRDGMLRFTKPVTGGYYFAPSLDKLLSL, encoded by the coding sequence ATGTCTCGGGTTCAAAGCGGCATTCTGCCGGAACATTGTCGTGCCGCCGTTTGGTTGGAAGCTTCTGTCCAGGGCGACTTCAGCGCGATTAGCGCAGGGTGCAAAACCTTTATTGAGGCGTTGAACGCTTTCCAGGAAAAATTCCCTGACGCGATGCTGGGGGCAACCGTCGGCTTCGGGTACGATCTGTGGCGCGACCTCAGCAAGGGCGAAGGTGCTGCCGAGCTGAAAAACTTTACGCCATTAGGTAAAGGCCTGGCGCCTGCAACCCAGCACGATGTGATGATCCACATTCTTTCTCTGCGCCATGACGTCAACTTCTCCGTGGCTCAGGCTGCGCTGGCTGCGTTTGGCGATGCGCTTAAAATTGAAGAAGAAATTCACGGCTTCCGCTGGGTGGAAGAGCGCGATCTCAGCGGCTTCGTTGATGGAACGGAAAACCCGCAGGGCGAGGAGAATCGGCGCCAGGTGGCGGTTATCAATGAAGGCGTGGATGCGGGCGGCAGCTACGTGCTGGTACAGCGCTGGGAACACAACCTCAAGCAGCTTAACCGCCTGAGCGTTCACGACCAGGAGATGATCTTCGGCCGTACCAAACAGGAAAACGAAGAGATTGACGGCGAAGCACGGCCGGCAACGTCTCACCTGAGCCGGGTCGATCTGAAAGAAGACGGCAAGGGGCTGAAGATTGTGCGTCAGAGCCTGCCTTACGGCACCGCCAGCGGCGTTCACGGTCTCTATTTCATCGCCTATTGCGCGCGTTTGCATAACATTGAGCAGCAACTGCTGAGCATGTTTGGCGACACCGACGGTAAACGTGACGGTATGCTGCGCTTCACTAAGCCGGTCACCGGCGGCTATTACTTCGCGCCGTCGCTCGATAAATTACTGAGCCTGTAA
- a CDS encoding RpoE-regulated lipoprotein, whose product MKSLRLMLLGLPLVLSGCSTLSSVNWSAAYPWNWFGSSVEVSEQGVGKLTSASAMDEKTVSEGLNDNYRLRSGMKTENGTIVRYFEAMKDKDVKLVVNGEKGTVSRVDVMDNDIKTASGVKIGTPFSDLYDKAFGVCEKGTGDDAESVICQAPNSQHISYLFKGEWHGPEGLMPSDDTLKKWTLNKIIWRR is encoded by the coding sequence ATGAAATCTCTGCGCCTGATGCTGTTAGGCCTGCCGCTGGTTCTGAGCGGGTGTTCCACGCTTTCTTCCGTTAACTGGTCTGCCGCTTATCCGTGGAACTGGTTTGGCTCTTCCGTTGAGGTGAGCGAGCAGGGCGTGGGAAAACTGACCTCTGCCAGCGCAATGGATGAGAAGACCGTGAGCGAGGGATTGAATGACAATTATCGCCTGCGCAGCGGCATGAAAACCGAAAACGGCACCATTGTGCGCTACTTTGAGGCGATGAAGGACAAAGACGTGAAGCTGGTGGTGAACGGTGAAAAAGGCACCGTGAGCCGCGTGGATGTGATGGATAATGACATTAAAACCGCCAGCGGGGTGAAGATTGGCACGCCTTTCAGCGATCTGTATGACAAGGCGTTTGGGGTCTGTGAAAAAGGCACCGGCGACGATGCGGAAAGCGTTATCTGTCAGGCGCCGAACAGCCAGCACATCAGCTACCTGTTTAAAGGCGAGTGGCACGGGCCGGAAGGGCTGATGCCGTCGGATGATACGCTAAAGAAATGGACGCTTAACAAAATTATCTGGCGTCGATAA
- a CDS encoding membrane protein, translating to MYLPADYDSQGNLKAPLLFWAVLLLQARTWGLLVLAGASRQQGDALLGLFYPDRDNFWLGLIPGIPAALAFLLSGRRHLWPRFWRAFRWVLIAAQVGLLVWQVVLLTGDETLSGTTIVLLTADLFALWWLVANRRLRDYFALKNELSGTF from the coding sequence ATGTATTTGCCTGCTGATTATGATTCACAGGGCAATTTAAAAGCACCGCTGCTGTTCTGGGCGGTGTTGTTGTTACAGGCCCGCACCTGGGGTTTGCTGGTGCTGGCGGGGGCCTCTCGCCAGCAGGGCGATGCGCTGCTGGGCCTGTTTTATCCCGATCGAGATAATTTCTGGCTGGGGCTGATCCCCGGTATTCCTGCCGCGCTGGCCTTTTTGCTCAGCGGGCGGCGCCATCTTTGGCCTCGATTCTGGCGGGCGTTTCGCTGGGTCTTGATTGCGGCTCAGGTCGGACTGCTGGTGTGGCAGGTTGTACTGCTAACCGGTGACGAAACGCTGTCCGGCACCACCATTGTTTTGCTGACGGCCGATCTGTTCGCGCTTTGGTGGCTGGTGGCTAACCGCCGGCTGCGGGATTACTTTGCCCTGAAAAACGAGTTAAGCGGCACTTTTTGA
- a CDS encoding malic enzyme (NADP-dependent; catalyzes the oxidative decarboxylation of malate to form pyruvate; decarboxylates oxaloacetate) has translation MDEQLKQSALDFHEFPVPGKIQVSPTKPLATQRDLALAYSPGVAAPCLEIEKDPLAAYKYTARGNLVGVVSNGTAVLGLGNIGALAGKPVMEGKGVLFKKFAGIDVFDIEIDEMDPDKLIDVVAALEPTFGGINLEDIKAPECFYIEQKLRERMNIPVFHDDQHGTAIICTAAVLNGLRVVEKNISDVRLVVSGAGASAIACMNLLVALGMQKHNIVVCDSKGVIYKGREENMAETKAAYAVEDSGKRTLDDVIEGADIFLGCSGPKVLTQDMVKKMGKAPLILALANPEPEILPPLAKAVRPEAIICTGRSDYPNQVNNVLCFPFIFRGALDVGATAINEEMKLAAVHAIAELAHAEQSDVVASAYGEQELTFGPEYIIPKPFDPRLIVKIAPAVAKAAMDSGVATRPIQDFNAYSEKLEEFVYKTNLFMKPIFSQARKEPKRVVLSEGEEARVLHATQELITLGLAKPILIGRPSVIEMRIKKLGLQIQPGKDFEIVNNESDPRFKEYWHEYYNIMKRRGITQEQAQRAVISNTTVIGAIMVHRGEADALICGTIGEYHEHFDVVEKLFGYREGVKAAGAMNALLLPSGNTFIADTYVNDDPTPEELTEITLLAAETVRRFGIEPKVALLSHSNYGSSNSKAACKMRKTLELVRERAPDLEIDGEMHGDAALVESIRHERMPDSPLKGSANILIMPNVEAARISYNLLRVSSSEGVTVGPVLMGVAKPVHVLTPIASVRRIVNMVALAVVEAQTAPL, from the coding sequence ATGGATGAACAACTGAAGCAAAGTGCCCTCGATTTCCATGAGTTTCCAGTCCCGGGGAAAATCCAGGTTTCTCCGACCAAACCCCTGGCAACCCAGCGCGATCTGGCACTGGCGTATTCGCCGGGCGTAGCGGCGCCCTGTCTTGAAATTGAAAAGGATCCCCTCGCTGCTTACAAGTACACCGCGCGCGGCAATCTTGTGGGCGTGGTCTCTAACGGTACTGCGGTCCTTGGGCTGGGCAATATTGGCGCACTGGCCGGTAAACCGGTGATGGAAGGCAAGGGCGTGCTGTTTAAAAAATTCGCCGGTATTGACGTCTTCGACATCGAAATTGATGAGATGGATCCGGACAAGCTTATCGACGTGGTCGCCGCACTGGAGCCGACTTTCGGCGGTATTAACCTGGAAGATATCAAGGCGCCGGAGTGTTTCTACATCGAGCAAAAACTGCGCGAACGTATGAATATTCCTGTCTTCCATGATGACCAGCACGGTACCGCTATCATTTGTACCGCCGCGGTGCTGAACGGCCTGCGAGTGGTTGAAAAGAATATTTCCGATGTGCGTCTGGTGGTGTCTGGGGCGGGAGCCTCGGCCATTGCCTGTATGAATCTGCTGGTCGCGCTGGGCATGCAGAAACACAACATTGTGGTTTGTGACTCGAAGGGCGTTATCTATAAAGGCCGCGAAGAGAACATGGCGGAAACCAAAGCCGCCTATGCCGTGGAGGACAGCGGTAAGCGGACCCTGGACGATGTGATTGAGGGCGCGGACATCTTCCTTGGCTGTTCCGGCCCGAAAGTGCTGACCCAGGACATGGTGAAGAAGATGGGCAAGGCACCGCTGATTCTGGCGCTGGCCAACCCTGAACCGGAAATTCTGCCGCCGCTGGCAAAAGCCGTGCGTCCTGAGGCTATTATCTGTACCGGCCGCTCGGACTACCCGAACCAGGTGAACAACGTGCTGTGTTTCCCGTTCATCTTCCGTGGCGCGCTGGACGTAGGCGCCACGGCGATTAACGAAGAGATGAAACTGGCTGCGGTACATGCCATTGCGGAACTGGCTCACGCCGAACAAAGCGACGTGGTGGCCTCCGCCTACGGTGAACAGGAACTGACGTTCGGTCCGGAATACATTATTCCTAAGCCATTTGACCCGCGTCTGATCGTGAAAATTGCCCCCGCGGTAGCTAAGGCGGCGATGGACTCCGGCGTGGCCACTCGCCCGATTCAGGATTTCAATGCCTACAGCGAGAAGCTGGAGGAGTTTGTCTACAAAACTAACCTGTTTATGAAGCCGATCTTCTCCCAGGCGCGTAAAGAGCCGAAGCGCGTGGTGTTGAGCGAAGGGGAGGAGGCGCGTGTCCTGCATGCCACGCAGGAGCTGATTACTTTGGGGCTGGCGAAGCCTATTCTGATTGGTCGCCCAAGCGTCATCGAAATGCGCATCAAAAAGCTGGGCCTGCAAATTCAGCCGGGCAAAGATTTTGAGATAGTGAATAACGAATCCGATCCGCGTTTTAAAGAGTACTGGCACGAGTACTACAACATTATGAAGCGCCGGGGGATCACCCAGGAGCAGGCACAGCGGGCGGTGATCAGCAACACCACGGTGATTGGGGCTATCATGGTGCATCGTGGGGAAGCTGATGCGCTGATATGCGGGACAATTGGCGAATACCACGAGCACTTTGATGTGGTAGAGAAGCTGTTTGGCTACCGCGAAGGCGTCAAGGCTGCCGGGGCGATGAACGCGCTGCTGCTGCCGAGCGGCAACACCTTTATCGCTGATACCTATGTGAACGACGACCCAACGCCGGAAGAGCTGACGGAAATCACGCTGCTGGCGGCGGAAACGGTGCGCCGCTTCGGCATTGAGCCGAAAGTCGCGCTACTGTCCCACTCCAACTACGGTTCATCCAACAGCAAAGCGGCCTGCAAAATGCGTAAAACGCTGGAGCTGGTGCGCGAGCGTGCGCCTGACCTGGAAATTGACGGGGAGATGCATGGGGACGCCGCGTTGGTCGAAAGTATTCGCCATGAGCGTATGCCGGACAGCCCGTTGAAAGGCTCTGCCAACATCCTGATCATGCCGAACGTTGAGGCGGCGCGTATTAGCTATAACCTGCTGCGCGTGTCGAGTTCTGAAGGGGTGACCGTTGGGCCAGTGCTTATGGGCGTGGCGAAGCCGGTTCATGTGTTGACGCCGATTGCCTCTGTGCGCCGGATTGTGAATATGGTGGCGCTGGCGGTTGTGGAGGCGCAAACAGCGCCGCTGTGA
- a CDS encoding GDP-mannose pyrophosphatase gives MSLRIDVIKDKVLSDNYFILRNITYDLSRNGAESVRHKREVYDRGNGATILLYNREKKSVVLTRQFRVATWVNGNEDGMLIEACAGLLDADEPEVCARKEAMEETGFQVGEVEKVFELYMSPGGVTEIVYFYLAEYSEAQREGAGGGVEDEDIDVLEIPFSQAMAMVNNGEIRDGKTVILLQQLQLRNIMG, from the coding sequence ATGTCGTTACGTATTGACGTCATCAAAGATAAAGTCCTGTCTGATAACTACTTCATCCTGCGCAATATTACCTATGACCTGTCTCGCAATGGGGCCGAAAGCGTGCGCCATAAACGCGAGGTGTATGATCGGGGCAACGGCGCAACCATCCTGCTCTATAACCGTGAAAAGAAAAGCGTGGTGTTAACGCGCCAGTTCCGCGTCGCGACTTGGGTTAACGGGAATGAAGATGGCATGCTGATAGAAGCCTGCGCCGGGCTGCTGGATGCCGACGAGCCAGAGGTTTGTGCCCGCAAAGAGGCCATGGAAGAAACGGGTTTTCAGGTGGGGGAAGTGGAGAAAGTCTTTGAACTGTATATGTCTCCCGGCGGCGTGACCGAAATCGTCTATTTCTATCTGGCGGAATACAGCGAGGCGCAGCGAGAAGGGGCCGGCGGCGGCGTGGAGGATGAAGATATCGACGTGCTGGAAATCCCTTTCAGCCAGGCAATGGCGATGGTGAATAACGGTGAAATTCGCGACGGAAAGACGGTGATACTGCTGCAACAGCTGCAGTTGCGCAATATCATGGGGTAA